A region from the Diorhabda sublineata isolate icDioSubl1.1 chromosome X, icDioSubl1.1, whole genome shotgun sequence genome encodes:
- the LOC130450576 gene encoding lysine-specific histone demethylase 1A isoform X4, whose amino-acid sequence MSRRKKVRLDFKETEEKNNICDEENTEKSKIQNSDKKLNPGPSTSKYTKKEEIKADEEKNNDPESELDDPVIKGLFSGLEDIANGTLQTMRVFLNIRNRILYLWLENPKQQLIIEHVLEKMERPYNSDSQLVKRVHAFLERNGFINYGIFKRLKPIPSKKYGKVIVIGAGIAGLAAAQQLQQFGLEVIVLESRDRVGGRIATFRKGNYIADIVFNQPNDDHNCCFEKFQI is encoded by the exons ATGAGTAGACGGAAAAAAGTGAGACTCGATTTTaaagaaactgaagaaaaaaacaacatTTGTGATGAGGAGAATACAGAGAAgtcgaaaattcaaaattctgaTAAAAAACTCAACCCTGGTCCCAGCACAtctaaatataccaaaaaagaGGAGATAAAAGCagacgaagaaaaaaataatgatccCGAATCTGAATTAGACGATCCTGTTATTAAAGGTTTATTTTCTGGTTTAGAAG ACATAGCTAACGGGACCTTACAAACAATGAgggtatttttgaatataagaAATCGCATTCTTTACCTGTGGTTAGAAAATCCCAAGCAACAACTTATTATAGAACATGTGCTTGAAAAAATGGAACGGCCATATAACAGTGATTCGCAGTTAGTAAAAAGAGTTCATGCATTCTTAGAAAGAAATGGATTCATTAACTATGGTATATTCAAAAGGTTGAAGCCCATtccttcaaaaaaatatggaaaagtaATAGTCATTGGTGCAGGTATTGCTGGTTTAGCAGCAGCACAACAGTTACAACAATTTGGTTTGGAAGTTATAGTGCTGGAGTCAAGGGATAGGGTTGGAGGACGGATTGCAACATTCAGAAAAGGGAATTATATTGCAGATATAG ttttcaatcaaccaaaTGATGACCACAATTGctgctttgaaaaatttcaaatttga
- the LOC130450576 gene encoding lysine-specific histone demethylase 1A isoform X1, with protein MSRRKKVRLDFKETEEKNNICDEENTEKSKIQNSDKKLNPGPSTSKYTKKEEIKADEEKNNDPESELDDPVIKGLFSGLEGAAFQSRMPFDKLTSIEAACFPDIANGTLQTMRVFLNIRNRILYLWLENPKQQLIIEHVLEKMERPYNSDSQLVKRVHAFLERNGFINYGIFKRLKPIPSKKYGKVIVIGAGIAGLAAAQQLQQFGLEVIVLESRDRVGGRIATFRKGNYIADIGAMVVTGLGGNPITTLSKQIDMELHRIRQKCPLYQSNGVTVDRDKDAMVEREFNRLLEATSYLSHQLDFNYAGNKPVSLGQALEWVIKLQEKYVKGNQIKHLKSVIALQDKLKVNQQMMVNIKELMKEYKNVVEEMAAIEKRNIEEQFAYASSVKDLKDLANKWDALSNQAKEIEKKLEELEKSKPSDVYLSSKDRQILDWHFANLEFANATPLSTLSLKHWDQDDDFEFTGNHLTVRNGYSCVPVALAEGLDIKLNAAVKKVEYNNRGVEVTVYNPGNPSNTNTYHAEVVLCTLPLGVLKLSAVPSSNQLNTVQFSPPLPDWKTSAIQRLGFGNLNKVVLCFERIFWNPQANLFGHVGSTTASRGELFLFWNLYKAPVLLALVAGEAAAIMENVTDDVIVGRCIAVLRGIFGQSGVPQPKETVVTRWRADPWSRGSYSFVAVGSSGSDYDLLASPVIPPNEHGISVTSGPARLFFAGEHTIRNYPATVHGAFLSGLREASRIADQIIGNPCQPQSAE; from the exons ATGAGTAGACGGAAAAAAGTGAGACTCGATTTTaaagaaactgaagaaaaaaacaacatTTGTGATGAGGAGAATACAGAGAAgtcgaaaattcaaaattctgaTAAAAAACTCAACCCTGGTCCCAGCACAtctaaatataccaaaaaagaGGAGATAAAAGCagacgaagaaaaaaataatgatccCGAATCTGAATTAGACGATCCTGTTATTAAAGGTTTATTTTCTGGTTTAGAAGGTGCAGCTTTTCAAAGTCGCATGCCTTTTGATAAATTAACTTCTATTGAAGCTGCTTGTTTTCCAGACATAGCTAACGGGACCTTACAAACAATGAgggtatttttgaatataagaAATCGCATTCTTTACCTGTGGTTAGAAAATCCCAAGCAACAACTTATTATAGAACATGTGCTTGAAAAAATGGAACGGCCATATAACAGTGATTCGCAGTTAGTAAAAAGAGTTCATGCATTCTTAGAAAGAAATGGATTCATTAACTATGGTATATTCAAAAGGTTGAAGCCCATtccttcaaaaaaatatggaaaagtaATAGTCATTGGTGCAGGTATTGCTGGTTTAGCAGCAGCACAACAGTTACAACAATTTGGTTTGGAAGTTATAGTGCTGGAGTCAAGGGATAGGGTTGGAGGACGGATTGCAACATTCAGAAAAGGGAATTATATTGCAGATATAG GTGCTATGGTAGTAACTGGTTTGGGCGGGAACCCCATCACTACCCTAAGCAAACAAATTGATATGGAATTGCATCGTATTCGCCAAAAGTGTCCTTTATACCAATCAAATGGGGTCACTGTAGATAGAGACAAAGATGCAATGGTAGAGAGAGAATTCAATCGTCTGTTAGAAGCTACCTCATATTTGTCTCATCAGTTAGATTTCAATTATGCTGGAAATAAACCAGTAAGTTTAGGACAAGCTTTAGAATGGGTTATCAAATTACAAGAAAAGTATGTAAAAGGAAATCAAATAAAGCACTTGAAAAGTGTGATAGCTTTGCAGGATAAATTGAAAGTTAACCAACAAATGATggtaaatataaaagaattgatgaaagaatataaaaatgttgttgAAGAAATGGCAGCCATAGAAAAACGAAATATTGAAGAACAATTTGCTTATGCTAGCAGTGTAAAAGATTTGAAAGATTTAGCCAATAAGTGGGATGCTCTATCAAATCAAGCaaaagaaattgagaaaaaattagaagaacTTGAGAAATCTAAACCAAGTGATGTTTATTTATCATCAAAAGACAGACAGATATTAGACTGGCATTTTGCTAACTTAGAATTTGCTAATGCGACACCTCTTTCAACCCTTTCACTAAAACACTGGGATCAAGATGACGATTTTGAGTTTACTGGCAACCACTTAACAGTACGAAATGGATATTCTTGTGTTCCTGTTGCTTTAGCGGAAGGACttgatatcaaattaaatgcAGCTGTCAAAAAAGTTGAATACAATAACAGAGGTGTCGAAGTAACTGTATATAACCCAGGAAATCCATCAAATACCAACACTTATCACGCGGAAGTAGTTCTATGTACTTTACCTTTAGGAGTTCTTAAATTAAGTGCAGTACCTTCAAGCAATCAATTAAATACTGTACAATTCTCTCCTCCTCTTCCCGATTGGAAAACATCAGCAATTCAACGCTTAGGGTTCGGAAATCTTAACAAAGTGGTTTTGTGCTTTGAAAGGATATTCTGGAACCCACAAGCTAACCTCTTCGGTCACGTTGGTAGTACTACGGCGAGCAGAGGTGAATTATTCCTTTTTTGGAATTTGTACAAAGCTCCTGTATTGCTCGCCTTAGTGGCTGGTGAGGCGGCTGCCATTATGGAGAATGTTACTGATGATGTAATAGTTGGACGATGTATTGCCGTGCTACGCGGAATATTTGGACAATCGGGAGTGCCTCAACCAAAAGAAACTGTTGTTACAAGATGGAGAGCTGATCCATGGTCCAGAGGTTCCTACAGTTTTGTAGCTGTCGGCAGCTCTGGAAGTGATTACGATCTGCTGGCTTCACCAGTAATACCACCTAATGAACACGGTATTTCTGTAACATCGGGGCCGGCGCGGCTATTTTTTGCGGGTGAACATACAATAAGAAATTATCCTGCCACTGTGCACGGGGCGTTCTTAAGCGGACTTCGAGAAGCAAGTCGTATTGCCGATCAAATTATCGGCAATCCATGTCAACCTCAATCTGCAGAATAG
- the LOC130450576 gene encoding lysine-specific histone demethylase 1A isoform X2 gives MSRRKKVRLDFKETEEKNNICDEENTEKSKIQNSDKKLNPGPSTSKYTKKEEIKADEEKNNDPESELDDPVIKGLFSGLEDIANGTLQTMRVFLNIRNRILYLWLENPKQQLIIEHVLEKMERPYNSDSQLVKRVHAFLERNGFINYGIFKRLKPIPSKKYGKVIVIGAGIAGLAAAQQLQQFGLEVIVLESRDRVGGRIATFRKGNYIADIGAMVVTGLGGNPITTLSKQIDMELHRIRQKCPLYQSNGVTVDRDKDAMVEREFNRLLEATSYLSHQLDFNYAGNKPVSLGQALEWVIKLQEKYVKGNQIKHLKSVIALQDKLKVNQQMMVNIKELMKEYKNVVEEMAAIEKRNIEEQFAYASSVKDLKDLANKWDALSNQAKEIEKKLEELEKSKPSDVYLSSKDRQILDWHFANLEFANATPLSTLSLKHWDQDDDFEFTGNHLTVRNGYSCVPVALAEGLDIKLNAAVKKVEYNNRGVEVTVYNPGNPSNTNTYHAEVVLCTLPLGVLKLSAVPSSNQLNTVQFSPPLPDWKTSAIQRLGFGNLNKVVLCFERIFWNPQANLFGHVGSTTASRGELFLFWNLYKAPVLLALVAGEAAAIMENVTDDVIVGRCIAVLRGIFGQSGVPQPKETVVTRWRADPWSRGSYSFVAVGSSGSDYDLLASPVIPPNEHGISVTSGPARLFFAGEHTIRNYPATVHGAFLSGLREASRIADQIIGNPCQPQSAE, from the exons ATGAGTAGACGGAAAAAAGTGAGACTCGATTTTaaagaaactgaagaaaaaaacaacatTTGTGATGAGGAGAATACAGAGAAgtcgaaaattcaaaattctgaTAAAAAACTCAACCCTGGTCCCAGCACAtctaaatataccaaaaaagaGGAGATAAAAGCagacgaagaaaaaaataatgatccCGAATCTGAATTAGACGATCCTGTTATTAAAGGTTTATTTTCTGGTTTAGAAG ACATAGCTAACGGGACCTTACAAACAATGAgggtatttttgaatataagaAATCGCATTCTTTACCTGTGGTTAGAAAATCCCAAGCAACAACTTATTATAGAACATGTGCTTGAAAAAATGGAACGGCCATATAACAGTGATTCGCAGTTAGTAAAAAGAGTTCATGCATTCTTAGAAAGAAATGGATTCATTAACTATGGTATATTCAAAAGGTTGAAGCCCATtccttcaaaaaaatatggaaaagtaATAGTCATTGGTGCAGGTATTGCTGGTTTAGCAGCAGCACAACAGTTACAACAATTTGGTTTGGAAGTTATAGTGCTGGAGTCAAGGGATAGGGTTGGAGGACGGATTGCAACATTCAGAAAAGGGAATTATATTGCAGATATAG GTGCTATGGTAGTAACTGGTTTGGGCGGGAACCCCATCACTACCCTAAGCAAACAAATTGATATGGAATTGCATCGTATTCGCCAAAAGTGTCCTTTATACCAATCAAATGGGGTCACTGTAGATAGAGACAAAGATGCAATGGTAGAGAGAGAATTCAATCGTCTGTTAGAAGCTACCTCATATTTGTCTCATCAGTTAGATTTCAATTATGCTGGAAATAAACCAGTAAGTTTAGGACAAGCTTTAGAATGGGTTATCAAATTACAAGAAAAGTATGTAAAAGGAAATCAAATAAAGCACTTGAAAAGTGTGATAGCTTTGCAGGATAAATTGAAAGTTAACCAACAAATGATggtaaatataaaagaattgatgaaagaatataaaaatgttgttgAAGAAATGGCAGCCATAGAAAAACGAAATATTGAAGAACAATTTGCTTATGCTAGCAGTGTAAAAGATTTGAAAGATTTAGCCAATAAGTGGGATGCTCTATCAAATCAAGCaaaagaaattgagaaaaaattagaagaacTTGAGAAATCTAAACCAAGTGATGTTTATTTATCATCAAAAGACAGACAGATATTAGACTGGCATTTTGCTAACTTAGAATTTGCTAATGCGACACCTCTTTCAACCCTTTCACTAAAACACTGGGATCAAGATGACGATTTTGAGTTTACTGGCAACCACTTAACAGTACGAAATGGATATTCTTGTGTTCCTGTTGCTTTAGCGGAAGGACttgatatcaaattaaatgcAGCTGTCAAAAAAGTTGAATACAATAACAGAGGTGTCGAAGTAACTGTATATAACCCAGGAAATCCATCAAATACCAACACTTATCACGCGGAAGTAGTTCTATGTACTTTACCTTTAGGAGTTCTTAAATTAAGTGCAGTACCTTCAAGCAATCAATTAAATACTGTACAATTCTCTCCTCCTCTTCCCGATTGGAAAACATCAGCAATTCAACGCTTAGGGTTCGGAAATCTTAACAAAGTGGTTTTGTGCTTTGAAAGGATATTCTGGAACCCACAAGCTAACCTCTTCGGTCACGTTGGTAGTACTACGGCGAGCAGAGGTGAATTATTCCTTTTTTGGAATTTGTACAAAGCTCCTGTATTGCTCGCCTTAGTGGCTGGTGAGGCGGCTGCCATTATGGAGAATGTTACTGATGATGTAATAGTTGGACGATGTATTGCCGTGCTACGCGGAATATTTGGACAATCGGGAGTGCCTCAACCAAAAGAAACTGTTGTTACAAGATGGAGAGCTGATCCATGGTCCAGAGGTTCCTACAGTTTTGTAGCTGTCGGCAGCTCTGGAAGTGATTACGATCTGCTGGCTTCACCAGTAATACCACCTAATGAACACGGTATTTCTGTAACATCGGGGCCGGCGCGGCTATTTTTTGCGGGTGAACATACAATAAGAAATTATCCTGCCACTGTGCACGGGGCGTTCTTAAGCGGACTTCGAGAAGCAAGTCGTATTGCCGATCAAATTATCGGCAATCCATGTCAACCTCAATCTGCAGAATAG
- the LOC130450576 gene encoding lysine-specific histone demethylase 1A isoform X3 encodes MSRRKKVRLDFKETEEKNNICDEENTEKSKIQNSDKKLNPGPSTSKYTKKEEIKADEEKNNDPESELDDPVIKGLFSGLEGAAFQSRMPFDKLTSIEAACFPDIANGTLQTMRVFLNIRNRILYLWLENPKQQLIIEHVLEKMERPYNSDSQLVKRVHAFLERNGFINYGIFKRLKPIPSKKYGKVIVIGAGIAGLAAAQQLQQFGLEVIVLESRDRVGGRIATFRKGNYIADIVFNQPNDDHNCCFEKFQI; translated from the exons ATGAGTAGACGGAAAAAAGTGAGACTCGATTTTaaagaaactgaagaaaaaaacaacatTTGTGATGAGGAGAATACAGAGAAgtcgaaaattcaaaattctgaTAAAAAACTCAACCCTGGTCCCAGCACAtctaaatataccaaaaaagaGGAGATAAAAGCagacgaagaaaaaaataatgatccCGAATCTGAATTAGACGATCCTGTTATTAAAGGTTTATTTTCTGGTTTAGAAGGTGCAGCTTTTCAAAGTCGCATGCCTTTTGATAAATTAACTTCTATTGAAGCTGCTTGTTTTCCAGACATAGCTAACGGGACCTTACAAACAATGAgggtatttttgaatataagaAATCGCATTCTTTACCTGTGGTTAGAAAATCCCAAGCAACAACTTATTATAGAACATGTGCTTGAAAAAATGGAACGGCCATATAACAGTGATTCGCAGTTAGTAAAAAGAGTTCATGCATTCTTAGAAAGAAATGGATTCATTAACTATGGTATATTCAAAAGGTTGAAGCCCATtccttcaaaaaaatatggaaaagtaATAGTCATTGGTGCAGGTATTGCTGGTTTAGCAGCAGCACAACAGTTACAACAATTTGGTTTGGAAGTTATAGTGCTGGAGTCAAGGGATAGGGTTGGAGGACGGATTGCAACATTCAGAAAAGGGAATTATATTGCAGATATAG ttttcaatcaaccaaaTGATGACCACAATTGctgctttgaaaaatttcaaatttga